One stretch of Dyella jiangningensis DNA includes these proteins:
- a CDS encoding response regulator transcription factor → MPDVLIADDHPLFRDALQRAVVAAVPHASVHCADSVYTLLSLIEQYPDAELLLLDLHMPGARGYSALAHIRGQFPGLPTIVVSGHEDVQVARRALAHGASAYIPKSTPGEDIITAIRKVLDGDVWLPHQFVGGGMELKPDEAAVADRIATLTPQQFRVLTMIAEGLLNKQIAYDLGVSEATVKAHMTAIMRKLGVNNRTQVALAASHLAIDQEALPPLPDDDE, encoded by the coding sequence ATGCCTGACGTACTGATCGCCGACGACCATCCGCTATTCCGCGACGCGTTGCAGCGCGCCGTGGTGGCCGCCGTGCCTCACGCCAGCGTGCACTGCGCCGACAGTGTCTACACGCTGCTCAGCCTGATCGAGCAATACCCCGACGCCGAGCTGCTGCTGCTCGACCTGCACATGCCGGGCGCGCGCGGCTATTCGGCATTGGCGCATATCCGCGGCCAGTTCCCGGGCTTGCCGACCATCGTTGTGTCCGGCCATGAAGACGTGCAGGTCGCGCGGCGCGCGCTCGCCCATGGCGCGTCGGCCTATATTCCCAAGTCCACGCCGGGCGAAGACATCATCACCGCCATCCGCAAGGTGCTGGATGGCGACGTCTGGCTGCCGCATCAGTTCGTCGGCGGCGGCATGGAACTGAAGCCCGACGAAGCCGCCGTGGCCGATCGCATCGCCACGCTCACGCCGCAGCAGTTCCGCGTGCTCACCATGATCGCCGAAGGCCTGCTCAACAAGCAGATCGCCTACGACCTCGGCGTCTCCGAAGCTACGGTGAAAGCGCACATGACCGCCATCATGCGCAAGCTCGGCGTGAACAACCGCACGCAAGTCGCGCTGGCCGCCAGCCACCTGGCGATCGACCAGGAAGCATTGCCACCGCTGCCCGACGACGACGAATAA